The following are encoded together in the Vigna unguiculata cultivar IT97K-499-35 chromosome 2, ASM411807v1, whole genome shotgun sequence genome:
- the LOC114173213 gene encoding transcription factor PRE6, whose amino-acid sequence MSSRRSRSRQSGASAEITDAQITDLVSKLQQLIPELRARLSDKVSAAKVLQETCNYIKNLHREVDDLSDRLSELLANTDSNSAQAAIIRSLLM is encoded by the exons ATGTCCTCCAGAAGATCTCGTTCCAGACAATCCGGTGCTTCCGCTGAGATCACGGATGCGCAAATCACCGATCTCGTTTCCAAGTTGCAACAACTTATCCCCGAGCTTCGCGCCAGGCTCTCCGACAAG GTTTCGGCTGCGAAGGTATTGCAGGAGACATGCAACTATATAAAGAACTTGCACAGAGAGGTTGACGATCTAAGCGATCGATTATCAGAGCTTCTGGCTAACACAGACTCCAACAGTGCTCAAGCAGCCATTATTAGGAGCTTACTTATGTAG